From the genome of Pelagicoccus enzymogenes:
TGGTCTCGGTCGACTTGCTGCCTGTTTCCTGGACTCGCTTGCGACCCTCGACTTGCCAGCGATCGGTTACGGGATCTACTACGAATTTGGCCTCTTCAAGCAGGCTTTCCAGAACGGCCACCAAATCGAGAAGCCCGACAGCTGGAAGATGTTCGGCACCCCGTGGGACATCGTTCGTCCTGAGTACACGCAGACGCTCAAGGTCTACGGACGCGTAGAAACCCAGTTCGACGAGAAGGGGGATCCGCGTCCTGTTTGGGTCGATACCAAGACCATCCAAGGCGTGCCTTACGACATTCCCATTGCCGGTTACGACACGAAGACCGTCAATTTCCTGCGTCTTTGGTCGTCGCGTTCCTCCGAGGAATTCGACTTGGACGAGTTCAACAAGGGAGACTACGTGGAGGCGATCCGCGAGAAGGCGATCGGCGAAACGATCTCGAAGGTCCTGTATCCAAACGACAAGACGGAGAACGGGAAGGAGCTGCGCCTCGTGCAGCAGTACTTCTTCGTCTCTTGCTCGCTGCACGACATCATCCGTCGCTACTTCAAGAACAACGAGAGCTGGGACGGATTTGCCGACAAGGTGGCGATCCAGCTCAACGACACGCACCCGGCTATCGGCGTTGCAGAACTCATGCGTATCTTGGTCGACGAGCATCAGCTCTCCTGGGACAAGGCTTGGGAGATCAGCACCAAAACCTTTGCCTACACCAACCACACGCTACTCCCGGAAGCGCTCGAGAAGTGGAGCGTTCCGCTCTTCGAGAAGGTCTTGCCGCGCCACCTCGAAATCATCTTCGAGATCAACCGCCGCTTGATGGAAACCATCGAAGACCGTTGGCCGGGCGACAACTGGATGAAGCGCGATCTCTCCCTCATCGAGGAAGGCCATCCCAAGATGGTGAGAATGGCTCACCTCGCGGTGGTGGGAAGCCATACGGTGAATGGCGTTGCTGCAATTCACTCAGAACTGCTCAAAACCGTGCTTTTCCCGAGCTTCAACGCCCTGTATCCAAATAAATTTACCAACATGACCAACGGTATCACGCCGCGCCGTTGGTTGTTGGCCTGCAATCCGAAGCTCTCCAAGTTGATTGACAGTAAGAAGATCCCCTCGGATTGGCCGAAGAACCTCGATGCGCTGCGTGGGCTGGAAAAATACGCTGACGACGCGGATTTCCAGGACTCGTATATGAAAATCAAATACGAGAACAAGGTCGAGCTCGCTAAGACGATCAAGGAACTGTGCCACGTAGAGGTGGATCCCAACGCCTTGTTCGACGTGCAGATCAAGCGTTTGCACGAATACAAGCGCCAGCACCTCAATCTGCTGCATATCCTCACGCTCTACCGCCGCTTGCTGCACAACCCCGATTTGGACATAGCTCCGCGCGTGTTCGTCTTCGGCGCCAAGGCCGCTCCGGGATACGAGCTGGCCAAGCGAATCATCAAGGCTATCAATTCGGTGGGCAAGGTCATCAACGCGGACGAGCGTATCAAGGGTAAGCTCAAGGTTGTCTTCCTGCCGAACTACCGCGTCTCCCTAGCGGCCAAGATCATTCCAGCCGCCGACCTTTCCGAACAGATCTCCACCGCGGGCAAGGAAGCATCCGGCACGGGCAACATGAAGTTGGCTTTGAACGGGGCCTTGACCATCGGCACGCTCGACGGAGCGAACATCGAGATCGGCGAGGAAGTGGGCGACGACAACATTTTCATCTTCGGCTTGAACGTCGACGAGGTTCAGGCGCTCGACGTGAAAGGCTACGATCCGTTCTCCTACTACCACGCCGACGAAGAACTCAAGGCGGTGGTCGATTGGATTGGTTCTAGCTACTTTACGCCGGACGAACCGGATGTGTTGAAGCCCGTTCGCGACAGCATGCTGGACGGAGGGGACCCCTTCAAGGCGTTGGCCGACTATCGCGCCTACATCGAATGCCAAGACCGCGTGGGCGAGGCATTTAAGGACAAGAAGCTCTGGGCCCGTATGGCGATCCTCAATACCGCTCGCGTTGGCAAGTTCTCTACGGACCGGACCATCGGGCAGTACGCTTCCGAGATCTGGAACCTGCCTCCGGTTGAGGTCAAGTAGCGCATCGCGCCGCTGACACTTTCCGAGCCGCCCCTCGTCCGGGGCGGCTTTTTCGTGGGTAGCGACTGGGAAAGCGGGCTTGCGCGAAAGCGGACCGGGTGGAACCGGTCCCTCCAGAGCCTGCTCAAGCGGAGGCTTCCCGCTTTGTCCTCCTTCGGTATCGGGGAAGCATCGAAGGCCTTGCAAAAGGAGGCTTGGCATGCAGGAGGTTCGGCGCATCGTTTTCACTTGTAGTTACCGAAGGCGACTCAGGTCGCTGACCGCCCCGAAATCAGACTGTATGAACCTAACTAGACGCTTTTTCGCCACGCTCGGCTTCCTCTCTCTCGCAATTGCCAGCACCTTGCCGGCCCAAGACCGCCCGGTCATTTCCCAGCAGCTCGACGGCTTCTTGACGCCTACCGCTGCAGTTTTCAGCCCGGATGGGCGCTACCTTTTCGTGGTCAACCATGCTCAGGGCGAAGCGGGCACGCTTCGCAGCCAGAGCTTCATCAGCAAGCTGGCGGTCGATGCGGACGGCAAAGTGAGCGTGAACAACATGCGATTTATCAGGAACTTAACTGCTCCGATCGATCTCGACTTTTCGCCAATCCGCTTTGGCAGCATCCCCAAGGGTGCCATTTTCTTAGCGGTCGGTACTCCGCTGGTGCAAGACGAGGCCGGACGTCCCATGCGCGATCTCGCCAGAGTTATGGTAGGGCTGATCGTGCTGGATCCAAACACGGGACGGGAAATAAAGTCGATCGACCTAGGCCCCAACAGCAGGATTCGACTCAAGGACGAGCTTTCTTTGCTTTCCCCCTCCAGCATTTGCTTCGACGACGAGGGCAACCTCTACATCGGTGAATCTGGAGTAGGCGGACACATGTTCGAGCGCAAGCAGATCGGCCGCCCGGGAATTTGGCGCATCGAAGCCGCTGAATTGGAGAACCTCCTTTCCGAGCGGGCTCCCAAGAAGGCGGAGCTGATTCGCACCACCAGTCTCCCGACGGACATGACTTTCCGCGCTAAGGAGGACATGCTCTATTTCGTAACCAACCACACCCAAGGGCGACCGAGTGGCTCTGTTTTCCGCATCAGCTCCGGACAGTACCAAGGCATCTCTTCCATGCAGACGATCGTGCGGGATTTGAGCGCCTTGACCGGGATTCAGATCATGCCGAAGGGCAGGGTCCTGTTGGCCGGCAACTCGGGAGAGCTAATGTTTCCCAAGGGCAAGCGCGACACGCGCCCCTTGCGTTTCCGTCCGCGGCACGAGTTTTCCTCTCCCGGAAAGATCGCCCTCATGGAGCTCAAGAGCGGGAACATCGTAATCGCCGTTCCAGAGCAAAGCAGTGAGGAGTCGGGAGGACGCGGCCAGCGAATCAGCATCGTAACCCTTCCTTCCGAGTAGGCTTAGAAAATGCGTGTGGGATGGGGATCTTGGCGTAGCGCGGCGGTATTCGTTTTTCTGTTACTGCAGCTGCCGTTCGCAGTCGATGCGAAGCGGGAGAAGTGGGCGCACGAATTAAGTGAGCTCACTCCGGACGAAAGCATCGTCTGGGGGCACTTGGAAAACGGGTTTCGCTACGCTCTGAAGCCGCACGACGCCAAGCCCGGCTTGGTGAGCATGCGTCTAGTAGTAAAGGTAGGCGCGTTGGACGAAGAAGAGCATGAGCAAGGCCTCTCTCACTTCATCGAACACATGGCGTTCGAGGGGACACGCAACTTCAAGCCCGGCGAGATGATCGCGTTTTTCCAGAAGCTGGGCATGGGCTACGGAGTGGACGTCAACGCCTTTACCTACCACGACAAAACGGTCTACCACTTGGAGTTGCCCCAGAACGACGAGGGCTTGGTTCGCCAAGGCTTGCAGCTGTATCGAGATTATGCGGACGGAATCCTCTTCGATGCGGAGCGAGTCGAGAATGAGCGGGAAGTCATTCTACGTGAAAAGCAGGCCCGTGACACCCCGAGCGCTCGAATTTCAGAGGCCTCGTTCCGCTTTTCCTTTTCCGGAACGGCCTTGGCGGAGCGCAGCCCGATTGGCTTGGAATCGGTGGTAAAGAATACCTCGATCGAGGAATTGAAGGCCTTCTACCGCAAGTGGTACCGTCCGGATTTGATGACCTTGGTGGTGGTGGGCGATGTCGATACGGATTCGTTCGAAAGGCAGATTGCGGAAGCGTTTGCTGACATGGAGACTCCCCGCAAGCGAGTTCCCAAGCGGAAGATCGGGCGTCTGGACCGACCGAAACCATTTCGTACCGGGCAGCTTTCAGTAGAAGGGGTCGAGCGCTACACGCTGGAAGTTTCGCGAGCTTGGATGGAGCGGGACTCCGGCGACAGTTGGGAGCAGCGAAAGGAAGACACGAAGCGCTCCTTCGCCACCTCGATTTTCAACGAGCGTTGCCGCGAGCTGATCGATGGCATGAGCGACGATTTTGCTAACTACAACCGTATCTTTGGGATTCCTTACTGCCAACTGAGCATTAGCTCAGGAGGCGAATTCTGGTGGGATGCCTTCGTTTGGATGGATCAACTGCTGCGGCAAGCTTTGGTCTATGGCTTCACTCAGCAGGAGCTGGATTACGTGAGAAAGACTTGGCTGCAATCGAGTCGCTCTGCTGCGTCGCGTTACGAGACCGCTGAGCCTCGCATGCTGGTGGACGACTTGGTGGAAAGCATCGCTAACGAACGGGTTTACATGTCCACGGATCGCTTTTCCGCTATGATGGACGCGTTTATCGAGTCGCTGACTTTGGAGGAACTGAACGCTGCGTTTCGGGAGGTTTGGGAATTGAAGCGCATGTCTTACTTTATGGCGGGCGACTTGAGCAAGTCGTTCGATGGCGTCGCTTTGAAGCGTCGATTCAAGGAAGACCGCAAGTACACCGTTTTGCCTTTCGTTCCGAGATTGCCCGAGGAATTTGAATACACGAAGTTCGGCAATCCCGGTACCATCGTCGAGTCGAGCGTGATCGAGGAAATCGGAGCCAAGACCTATCGCTTCTCCAACAACGCGAGACTGACCTTCCTGCGTACCGAAAACGAGAAGGACACGGTGCGAGCCTTGGTCAGGGTGGGAGGCGGAATGTTGGCGTTCAACGATTCCAACCCGGGGACGCATGCCTTGGCTATGGGGGCGCTTTTCCGCAGCGGTTTCGGCAACCACGACATCGAGGACGTTTACAAGGAACTTCGCTCCAACGTGAGCTCCTTCATCTTCGGGGTGGAAGATCACGACGCGTTCACTTATCGCGGCGTGGCGCCGGTGGAGGGTCTCGACGAGTTTCTGAAGATCGTATCCGAATTTCTCTGGGACCCTACGATCGACGAAAGCGCTTTCGAGGTGGCCCAGTCGAAGTTCAAGCAAAGCCGCGAACTGGAGCCGGACGGCATGAACGAAGGGTATCGAGACCTCTACCGCATGCTCTACCCCGAAGAGCCTCGTTTCCATGCTCCCTCGCTTTTGGATATCGTGAATGTACGCCG
Proteins encoded in this window:
- a CDS encoding glycogen/starch/alpha-glucan phosphorylase; amino-acid sequence: MSTVAKKKPAAKKAAKKSAASAPGDMKQAILDHLKYTLAHNPSAATKRDWWTCISLAVRDRIVDNMIQTQQTHFQKNVRRCYYLSMEYLMGRMLVNNMYSAGVYDEARAAVEELGVDWNAIVEEELDMGLGNGGLGRLAACFLDSLATLDLPAIGYGIYYEFGLFKQAFQNGHQIEKPDSWKMFGTPWDIVRPEYTQTLKVYGRVETQFDEKGDPRPVWVDTKTIQGVPYDIPIAGYDTKTVNFLRLWSSRSSEEFDLDEFNKGDYVEAIREKAIGETISKVLYPNDKTENGKELRLVQQYFFVSCSLHDIIRRYFKNNESWDGFADKVAIQLNDTHPAIGVAELMRILVDEHQLSWDKAWEISTKTFAYTNHTLLPEALEKWSVPLFEKVLPRHLEIIFEINRRLMETIEDRWPGDNWMKRDLSLIEEGHPKMVRMAHLAVVGSHTVNGVAAIHSELLKTVLFPSFNALYPNKFTNMTNGITPRRWLLACNPKLSKLIDSKKIPSDWPKNLDALRGLEKYADDADFQDSYMKIKYENKVELAKTIKELCHVEVDPNALFDVQIKRLHEYKRQHLNLLHILTLYRRLLHNPDLDIAPRVFVFGAKAAPGYELAKRIIKAINSVGKVINADERIKGKLKVVFLPNYRVSLAAKIIPAADLSEQISTAGKEASGTGNMKLALNGALTIGTLDGANIEIGEEVGDDNIFIFGLNVDEVQALDVKGYDPFSYYHADEELKAVVDWIGSSYFTPDEPDVLKPVRDSMLDGGDPFKALADYRAYIECQDRVGEAFKDKKLWARMAILNTARVGKFSTDRTIGQYASEIWNLPPVEVK
- a CDS encoding M16 family metallopeptidase — encoded protein: MRVGWGSWRSAAVFVFLLLQLPFAVDAKREKWAHELSELTPDESIVWGHLENGFRYALKPHDAKPGLVSMRLVVKVGALDEEEHEQGLSHFIEHMAFEGTRNFKPGEMIAFFQKLGMGYGVDVNAFTYHDKTVYHLELPQNDEGLVRQGLQLYRDYADGILFDAERVENEREVILREKQARDTPSARISEASFRFSFSGTALAERSPIGLESVVKNTSIEELKAFYRKWYRPDLMTLVVVGDVDTDSFERQIAEAFADMETPRKRVPKRKIGRLDRPKPFRTGQLSVEGVERYTLEVSRAWMERDSGDSWEQRKEDTKRSFATSIFNERCRELIDGMSDDFANYNRIFGIPYCQLSISSGGEFWWDAFVWMDQLLRQALVYGFTQQELDYVRKTWLQSSRSAASRYETAEPRMLVDDLVESIANERVYMSTDRFSAMMDAFIESLTLEELNAAFREVWELKRMSYFMAGDLSKSFDGVALKRRFKEDRKYTVLPFVPRLPEEFEYTKFGNPGTIVESSVIEEIGAKTYRFSNNARLTFLRTENEKDTVRALVRVGGGMLAFNDSNPGTHALAMGALFRSGFGNHDIEDVYKELRSNVSSFIFGVEDHDAFTYRGVAPVEGLDEFLKIVSEFLWDPTIDESAFEVAQSKFKQSRELEPDGMNEGYRDLYRMLYPEEPRFHAPSLLDIVNVRRDAAQDWLGSALKEGYLEVAVVGDVDEAELLKLFGETIGSLPVRRESKADFAAVRSLRTRPSSGKQTIEYRNGMGDSAASVIVWTIQDKLTTRESAALYVLSNVFESRIRKRVREGMGASYSPSVRYVTFSAYDTLRHIRADVDCLKSDADSLLDVVLEIGDQLSSAPASEEEIRAAVAPLEEGLKQAWQDNTYLLENVLYGVQEYPTIVERAMQYKEGLLSTITSDDILQVARRYLNSEDALAVAIVPSDPSKIAEVPDWDDAKRAGAVK